A section of the Campylobacter concisus genome encodes:
- a CDS encoding PepSY domain-containing protein: protein MKKILGTTVLAAVLGVTSLQAAITSKEALNIAEKNFPGSSVKDIEMDVKNGATFYKIESFKDSIKQEIKIDANSGQIVKMENKNKKHILPIEAVDFSKFTLSIDEAVAKALALEAGWSLDGAELDNKNGLWVYEIELDRGIGEKKVIINAQTGEIIGNYIK from the coding sequence ATGAAAAAGATATTAGGCACTACAGTTTTAGCAGCAGTTTTAGGAGTGACAAGCTTGCAAGCAGCCATCACATCAAAAGAGGCTTTAAACATAGCTGAGAAAAACTTTCCAGGCTCAAGCGTCAAAGATATCGAGATGGATGTCAAAAACGGTGCGACATTTTACAAGATAGAGTCTTTTAAAGATAGCATTAAACAAGAGATTAAGATCGATGCTAATAGTGGTCAGATAGTTAAAATGGAGAATAAAAATAAAAAACATATCTTACCGATCGAAGCGGTAGATTTTTCGAAATTTACTCTTAGCATCGACGAGGCAGTAGCTAAAGCGCTAGCACTCGAGGCTGGTTGGAGCCTTGACGGAGCTGAGCTTGATAACAAAAACGGCCTTTGGGTTTATGAGATCGAGCTTGATCGCGGTATAGGCGAAAAAAAGGTAATCATAAACGCTCAAACTGGCGAAATAATCGGCAACTACATAAAGTGA
- a CDS encoding substrate-binding domain-containing protein, with amino-acid sequence MELKQTGISRRGFLKGALATAAVTTPQTMLAGFTPFKSDSLQVWSCGGLSEAFNELNAIYESRTGHNIQYTGAFAGALGKSLLALQSTTELFGARVLELSKKLRKAGLSLHFRPLCFTDYVLVVPKGNPAGIRDLKDLAEPGVRVMLPLRSSPPGSGPVKGILKNSNLTDAVMKNMVANGSCVINMMCELVNGKGDASIIEKRLTTHDRFKDKIEYMPIDEKLIPPGPLTFTLNIMKYVKDERLANDFADFVCGTEGQEIFEKHGFTSIYSARGLELIERFGVKDV; translated from the coding sequence ATGGAATTAAAACAAACCGGTATATCACGCCGTGGCTTTTTAAAAGGTGCTTTAGCCACAGCTGCTGTTACCACTCCGCAAACGATGCTGGCTGGCTTTACGCCATTTAAGTCTGACTCGCTTCAGGTTTGGTCGTGTGGAGGCCTATCTGAAGCTTTTAACGAGCTAAATGCCATTTACGAGTCAAGAACAGGGCATAATATCCAATACACTGGCGCTTTTGCAGGTGCTCTTGGCAAGTCGCTTTTAGCACTTCAAAGCACGACCGAGCTCTTTGGAGCAAGGGTTTTAGAGCTTTCTAAAAAACTTCGCAAAGCTGGCCTTAGCCTTCACTTTAGGCCACTATGCTTTACCGACTACGTCCTAGTCGTGCCAAAGGGAAACCCTGCTGGCATTCGCGACTTAAAAGACCTTGCTGAGCCAGGAGTTAGAGTGATGCTACCTCTTAGATCATCGCCCCCTGGCAGTGGCCCAGTCAAGGGGATATTAAAAAACTCAAACCTCACTGATGCGGTGATGAAAAACATGGTCGCAAACGGGTCATGCGTCATAAATATGATGTGCGAGCTAGTTAATGGCAAGGGTGACGCTTCTATCATCGAAAAGCGCCTAACAACGCACGATAGGTTTAAAGACAAGATCGAGTATATGCCCATCGATGAAAAGCTCATCCCGCCTGGACCGCTCACTTTTACGCTAAATATAATGAAATATGTAAAAGATGAAAGGCTTGCAAATGATTTTGCAGACTTTGTTTGCGGCACCGAGGGGCAAGAAATTTTTGAAAAACATGGCTTTACCTCCATTTATTCAGCGCGTGGGCTAGAGCTTATAGAAAGGTTTGGTGTAAAAGATGTGTAG
- a CDS encoding helix-turn-helix domain-containing protein — MGTVNFREVLKEELKSPEFKAQYDALEDKYKAIEALIDARNKAGLTQSEVAKRMGITQSAVARIESGAYNIKYKTFFNYIKACGKRVAIV, encoded by the coding sequence ATGGGAACCGTTAATTTTAGAGAAGTTTTAAAAGAAGAGCTAAAAAGCCCCGAATTTAAAGCGCAATACGATGCGCTGGAGGACAAATATAAAGCCATAGAAGCTTTAATAGACGCTAGAAACAAAGCCGGACTAACTCAAAGCGAGGTAGCCAAAAGGATGGGCATAACCCAATCAGCTGTAGCCAGAATAGAAAGCGGAGCGTATAATATCAAGTATAAAACATTTTTTAACTACATAAAAGCTTGCGGTAAAAGAGTGGCGATAGTTTGA
- a CDS encoding 4Fe-4S binding protein → MCSSCNSACSNSSACGNVNLKKRSKNSPTTKIRRLVQLIFIAGIGQWAYYGIFRCPFVVPFVNCQNCPIITCWGRITSLFFGFWLFIPVLVIPFGRAFCGWVCPAGFVNQMLGKFAFFKLKIRSKKLIIAQIGMLATIVISLWVYFVWGNPRMMIPIRTSDEYLTALTLSLRFGEWEWVTRTVIIISVMLASLIVANLWCRFVCPSGGVLEILRKFSIFRVYKTSACDDCDACLRKCEMGTRPDEINCTNCGDCLNVCHANAIKFGRKKS, encoded by the coding sequence ATGTGTAGTAGCTGTAATAGCGCATGCTCTAATAGCAGTGCATGCGGCAATGTAAATTTAAAAAAGAGAAGCAAAAACTCTCCCACAACAAAGATAAGACGCCTAGTGCAGCTCATCTTTATAGCTGGTATCGGTCAATGGGCGTATTACGGCATTTTTAGATGCCCTTTTGTAGTGCCATTTGTAAATTGCCAAAACTGCCCTATCATCACCTGTTGGGGGCGGATCACGTCGCTGTTTTTTGGATTTTGGCTATTTATCCCAGTGCTTGTCATCCCCTTTGGTAGAGCATTTTGTGGCTGGGTCTGTCCAGCTGGCTTTGTCAATCAAATGCTTGGTAAATTTGCCTTTTTCAAGCTAAAAATCCGCAGCAAAAAGCTAATAATCGCTCAAATAGGCATGCTAGCTACCATAGTAATCAGCCTTTGGGTCTATTTCGTCTGGGGCAATCCTCGCATGATGATACCTATAAGAACGAGCGATGAGTACCTAACCGCTCTTACTTTGTCACTTCGCTTTGGCGAATGGGAGTGGGTCACTCGCACGGTGATCATCATCTCAGTTATGCTAGCCTCGCTAATTGTAGCTAACCTTTGGTGTCGTTTCGTCTGTCCATCAGGCGGCGTGCTTGAAATTTTGCGTAAATTTTCGATATTTCGCGTCTATAAAACGAGTGCTTGTGACGACTGCGACGCATGCTTGCGCAAGTGCGAGATGGGGACAAGACCTGATGAAATAAACTGCACAAACTGCGGTGACTGCCTCAATGTCTGCCATGCAAATGCCATTAAATTTGGAAGGAAAAAAAGCTAA
- a CDS encoding tyrosine-type recombinase/integrase has translation MPDSITKKIIAKNNKNSLKFDEIADAFFGFKLEKEPDNAVNIKEQRRDYEIYHKDKLGGLATTQITPEMINEHHKDISQIISPKTKRKLSQSRINAIMGIVRTIFNHAIKNDLIDHISPYKIELKKPSNKRERFLELIEIELLRKEVAGKEDFALELFVELALCTGARLEGILNIKKKDLALSTKSVTISDFKTKSTYTGFLSKRALEKINQIYTTLSPNDFLVNKPKATIQNVLQPLLNKLFNQNLDISDATNRVVIHTLRHMFASHLAIEGTPILTIKKLINHSDINHTLRYAKLMPDSGREMVERLYE, from the coding sequence TTGCCAGATAGCATAACCAAGAAAATAATAGCCAAGAACAACAAAAACTCGCTTAAATTTGATGAGATCGCAGACGCATTTTTCGGATTTAAGCTAGAAAAAGAACCCGATAACGCCGTCAATATAAAAGAGCAAAGACGAGATTACGAAATTTACCATAAGGATAAGTTAGGCGGTCTAGCCACGACGCAGATAACACCCGAGATGATAAATGAGCATCATAAAGATATTTCTCAGATAATCTCACCTAAAACCAAACGAAAGCTGTCGCAATCCAGGATAAACGCTATAATGGGTATAGTTAGGACGATTTTTAATCACGCTATAAAAAATGACCTTATCGATCATATTAGCCCATACAAGATAGAACTAAAAAAGCCGAGCAACAAGCGAGAGAGATTTTTGGAGCTTATCGAGATAGAGCTTTTACGCAAAGAAGTAGCGGGCAAAGAAGACTTTGCCCTAGAGCTGTTCGTTGAGCTTGCGCTTTGTACGGGAGCTAGATTAGAAGGAATTTTAAATATCAAGAAAAAGGATTTAGCGTTATCTACCAAGTCGGTCACCATAAGCGATTTTAAAACAAAGAGCACGTATACGGGGTTTTTAAGTAAAAGAGCACTAGAAAAGATAAATCAAATTTATACCACCCTATCCCCGAACGATTTTTTAGTAAATAAACCAAAAGCCACTATCCAAAACGTCTTGCAGCCGTTATTAAATAAGCTTTTTAATCAAAATTTAGATATAAGCGACGCAACCAATAGAGTAGTTATTCATACGCTAAGGCATATGTTCGCCTCTCATCTAGCCATAGAAGGCACTCCGATACTAACGATAAAAAAGCTAATAAATCACTCAGATATCAACCATACTCTAAGATACGCTAAACTAATGCCGGACAGCGGACGAGAGATGGTGGAGAGGTTGTATGAGTAG
- a CDS encoding sensor histidine kinase translates to MLLRIKRAFANIPITARVTLWYSFFIIAIVAALIAISAVVADEIFEDVSQKKLAKSVTKIANNTEEFEPYYDGIFFIKYSANGEVLGGLVPKNFDGSLKMDSGEVKFYENGENCFYYYDIAAKGKKVWIRGVINAEKFFKKEGLFLLALGVFVPVLFAFVLYGGYKTIKNALKPVAMMSKTALEIGSSRDFSKRIDLPAGKDELHALASVFNQMLDSLEKVYQSEKQLTSDVSHELRTPLSVIMAESDYAASYAQNLDEAKESLEVISRQSRKITSLIDQILELSRLESGRNLTLKRINLSSILQNLATDYEKLASTKGIKFSCVVAPDAQILGDELMISRLVDNFLSNALKFTTSKIDLNLSVSKMYALLSVKDDGVGISQKDSELIWNKFYQADSSRNKSLNTGSGLGLAIAANIAKIHGAKLGVKSEAGAGSEFWAEFELVNLKQVKI, encoded by the coding sequence ATGTTATTAAGGATTAAGCGTGCTTTTGCAAATATCCCTATCACGGCGCGCGTGACGCTTTGGTACTCGTTTTTTATCATCGCTATCGTGGCAGCACTGATCGCTATCTCAGCGGTCGTGGCAGATGAAATTTTTGAAGATGTGAGCCAAAAAAAGTTAGCCAAATCAGTCACCAAAATCGCCAATAATACGGAAGAATTTGAACCCTATTATGATGGGATCTTTTTTATAAAATACAGTGCAAATGGTGAAGTGCTCGGCGGTTTAGTACCTAAAAATTTTGATGGCTCGCTTAAGATGGATAGTGGCGAAGTGAAATTTTACGAAAACGGCGAAAACTGCTTTTACTACTACGATATCGCAGCCAAAGGCAAAAAAGTCTGGATAAGGGGCGTGATAAATGCGGAGAAATTTTTCAAAAAAGAGGGGCTATTTTTGCTGGCCCTTGGCGTCTTTGTGCCGGTTTTATTTGCCTTTGTACTTTATGGCGGCTATAAAACGATAAAAAATGCCTTAAAACCAGTCGCCATGATGTCTAAAACAGCCCTTGAGATAGGCAGTAGCCGGGACTTTTCAAAGCGTATCGATCTACCTGCTGGTAAAGACGAGCTGCACGCACTTGCAAGCGTTTTTAACCAGATGCTTGACTCGCTTGAAAAGGTCTATCAAAGCGAAAAACAGCTCACCTCAGACGTTTCGCATGAGCTACGAACTCCTCTATCAGTCATCATGGCTGAGAGCGACTACGCCGCGAGTTACGCGCAAAATTTAGACGAGGCCAAAGAGTCGCTAGAGGTTATCTCTAGGCAGTCAAGAAAGATCACCTCGCTGATAGATCAAATTTTAGAGCTCTCAAGGCTAGAATCAGGCAGAAATTTGACCTTAAAACGCATAAATTTAAGCTCTATCTTGCAAAATTTAGCCACCGACTACGAGAAGCTAGCAAGCACAAAGGGGATAAAATTTAGCTGCGTGGTCGCACCAGATGCTCAAATCCTTGGCGATGAGCTGATGATATCAAGGCTCGTGGATAACTTTTTAAGCAACGCACTAAAATTTACCACAAGTAAAATTGATCTAAATTTAAGTGTCTCAAAAATGTACGCACTTTTATCTGTGAAAGACGACGGAGTTGGCATCTCGCAAAAAGATAGCGAGCTAATCTGGAATAAATTTTATCAAGCCGATAGCTCAAGAAACAAAAGCCTAAACACAGGTAGTGGTCTTGGTCTTGCTATTGCTGCAAACATCGCTAAAATCCACGGTGCAAAGCTTGGCGTAAAGAGCGAAGCTGGAGCTGGGAGCGAATTTTGGGCAGAATTTGAGCTTGTAAATTTAAAGCAAGTGAAAATTTAG
- a CDS encoding response regulator transcription factor — protein MDFTAVAHYDLIVLDLMMPVMDRLTFLQISRAEKLATPVLILTAKDDVDDVVKGLDAGADDYLVKPFDFKELLARVRTLIRRNSGSAANEICAGELKIDLSKKSVEFGGQSIDLTGKEYEILEFLMLNKGRILTREQIKEHVWDFDYMGGSNIIDVLVKNIRKKLGESEVIQTKRGLGYVIKD, from the coding sequence ATGGACTTTACCGCCGTCGCGCACTACGATCTTATCGTGCTTGATCTTATGATGCCAGTGATGGACAGACTTACATTTTTGCAAATATCGCGCGCCGAAAAGCTAGCGACCCCTGTGCTGATACTAACGGCAAAGGACGATGTGGACGACGTTGTAAAGGGGCTTGACGCGGGCGCGGATGACTACTTGGTCAAGCCATTTGACTTTAAGGAGCTGCTAGCTAGAGTTCGCACGCTAATCCGCCGAAACAGCGGCAGTGCTGCTAATGAAATTTGCGCAGGCGAGCTAAAGATAGACCTTTCTAAAAAGTCAGTCGAATTTGGCGGTCAAAGCATCGATCTAACAGGCAAAGAGTATGAAATTTTAGAGTTTTTGATGCTCAATAAGGGCAGAATTTTGACTCGTGAGCAGATCAAAGAGCACGTCTGGGACTTTGATTATATGGGCGGCTCAAACATCATCGACGTACTAGTAAAAAATATAAGAAAAAAGCTTGGTGAGAGCGAAGTGATCCAGACTAAAAGAGGGCTTGGCTATGTTATTAAGGATTAA
- a CDS encoding type II toxin-antitoxin system RelE/ParE family toxin, giving the protein MVTMRSVKFANEAIKDEFLELPTGLRQRGYKMFELLEARGNTMGEPYTKSLKDGLFEIRIKSNEGITRSIYCYEIGKRIIILPTFVKKRLKVY; this is encoded by the coding sequence ATGGTTACGATGCGGAGCGTAAAATTTGCAAACGAAGCCATAAAAGATGAGTTCTTGGAGCTACCGACCGGGCTCAGGCAAAGAGGCTATAAAATGTTCGAGCTTCTAGAAGCCAGAGGCAATACTATGGGGGAGCCGTACACTAAAAGCCTAAAAGACGGACTATTTGAGATACGTATAAAGTCGAATGAAGGAATAACTAGAAGCATATATTGTTATGAAATCGGCAAAAGAATAATAATCCTGCCAACTTTTGTTAAAAAACGCCTAAAAGTATACTAA
- the nifB gene encoding nitrogenase cofactor biosynthesis protein NifB → MIFRTKAELDNHPCFNKKASANYGRVHLPVAPHCNIQCNFCNRIYDCANENRPGVTAKVQTPDESVKFLEKLFKFRQDISVIGIAGPGDPMCDADKTLTTFEKCKSHFPNALLCLSTNGLALPEHVDEIVRLGVSHVTVTVNAVTPDVGSKVYSWVRYEDKNYYGEEAARILLARQDEGIRKLKEAGMLVKINTVVIPGVNMDHIQSISAKAKQWGADIMNCMAMIPVHDTPFENLKSPSSDEIHRIRRSIGSDINQMSHCSRCRADACGKLGER, encoded by the coding sequence ATGATCTTTCGCACTAAGGCTGAACTAGACAATCACCCATGCTTTAACAAAAAAGCATCCGCCAACTACGGACGTGTGCATCTGCCAGTTGCCCCTCACTGCAACATCCAGTGCAACTTCTGCAACCGCATATATGACTGCGCTAATGAAAATCGCCCTGGCGTAACGGCAAAGGTGCAAACGCCAGATGAATCGGTGAAATTTTTAGAAAAGCTCTTTAAATTTAGACAAGACATCTCCGTCATCGGCATCGCTGGTCCTGGCGATCCGATGTGTGACGCTGACAAGACGCTAACGACCTTTGAAAAGTGCAAGTCTCACTTCCCAAATGCCCTACTCTGCCTCTCAACTAATGGCTTAGCGCTGCCTGAGCATGTGGATGAGATCGTGCGTCTTGGCGTGAGCCACGTAACAGTGACGGTTAATGCCGTGACGCCAGATGTTGGCTCGAAGGTCTATTCGTGGGTGAGGTATGAGGATAAAAACTACTACGGCGAGGAGGCTGCTAGGATACTGCTAGCACGCCAGGACGAGGGCATCCGCAAGCTAAAAGAGGCTGGTATGCTAGTCAAGATAAACACCGTCGTCATCCCTGGGGTCAATATGGACCACATCCAAAGCATCTCGGCAAAGGCAAAGCAGTGGGGAGCTGACATAATGAACTGTATGGCGATGATACCGGTGCATGATACGCCTTTTGAAAATTTAAAATCCCCTTCAAGTGATGAAATTCACCGCATCCGAAGATCAATAGGTAGTGACATAAATCAAATGTCGCATTGCAGTAGGTGCCGCGCTGATGCATGTGGCAAACTTGGCGAAAGATAG